TCTATTCGCTGCTCTGGCCGATGCCCTGGATGGTCGGGTGGCCAGATTAGGAAAACGCGAATCGCTGTTTGGTATGGAATTTGATTCCATAGCCGACATGGTTTCCTTCGGCGTAGCCCCAGCATTGATGGTATTTTTTTTGATACTCTCCCCCACCGAGGGGCTAACAATCTTTCGTCAAATCGGATGGCTCATCGGTTTTGTATATCTATTATGTGCCGGCATCCGTCTAGCTAGATTCAATGTAATTACCCATCCATTGTTACCTCAGGATGAGCTTAGAAAATCATCCAAAGATTTTCTCGGACTACCGGTGCCAGCCGCCGCCGGTGCAATAGTTTCTATTGTTATGATAATCAATAGCTATGAACTCAGCAATGGATTTTTAATAACATTGCCACCATTGATGCTTCTGATTGCCTATCTAATGGTCAGCACCATTCCATTCCCAAGTTTTAAAAAGGTGGATTGGAATACTAAAACCAAGCTGAATACCTTTATAATAGGCATCGCCATCATTGCCATTGTAGTTTGGTTCCATGAATTTTCCATGGCCATAATATTTTTATCGTACATGTTTTTCGGCGTTGCGAGACATATCTCCAAGGTCAAGAGAAGTCATAACGACTATCAAAATGATATAACCTAC
This window of the Puniceicoccales bacterium genome carries:
- the pssA gene encoding CDP-diacylglycerol--serine O-phosphatidyltransferase, with the protein product MKKKFETIEDASRIYLLPNFFTASNLFFGFSAIIRCIQAKYTAITPSMAHLYYTQAVWLVLFAALADALDGRVARLGKRESLFGMEFDSIADMVSFGVAPALMVFFLILSPTEGLTIFRQIGWLIGFVYLLCAGIRLARFNVITHPLLPQDELRKSSKDFLGLPVPAAAGAIVSIVMIINSYELSNGFLITLPPLMLLIAYLMVSTIPFPSFKKVDWNTKTKLNTFIIGIAIIAIVVWFHEFSMAIIFLSYMFFGVARHISKVKRSHNDYQNDITYNDGEE